AGAAACCTTGGCTCTGATTGGCTACACGGATCCAGTCAAAGGCCGTGGCATCAGAGTTCTCTCAATTGATGGTGGTGGCACAAGGTAActttaagaaaatgtattattgaatgaatgaatgacggGCTTTCAACACATGCATGCGGTACACAGAGCTAGAGCTGCAACTTATGATTGATTTCCTGTCATACAAGACAAAGTAAAGTAGCATACCCTCACATTTTAAAAGGTGGAAAGAGTAATTGTAAACCCAGAATCCAGTTTAAGTTGCCCTCCGTCCTCAATTCTGTATGCAATAGCTATTTCTAATCATGACCAAACCCTAGtgtataatttattattatattataatattatactTTGTCTTGCCTTTTCCAGAGGCGTGGTGCCTTTGCAGGTGTTAAAGCTACTGGAGGCTGAGACAGGAAAGAAGATCCATCAGCTGTTTGACTACATCTGTGGCGTGAGCACAGGTGACAAACAGCAGCGCTTACAGCgactaaaaataacaatataatgtATTCTCAAGAACGTCTTCATGCTTCTCAGTCTGaatctgtaaatgtgtgtcttGGCATGTGTTTTTTCAAAGGTGCCGTTCTAGCATTCATGCTGGGTCTGGCCCACTTTTCTCTAGAGGAGTGTGCAGAGATGTATCGTCGTTTTGGCTCTGAAGTGTTTCGGCAGAACCCGCTGGTTGGCACCGTAAAGATGGGCTGGAGTCACTCATACTATAACACAGAGACTTGGGAGACAATACTACAGTATGCACAGAAGAGATTCTAAAATAAGGGCTTCAGTGGAAGTAGCGATGTTAATGTTAATAGGACAGAAATACAATCTGATCTgacagaattttatttttttctcctattTAGAGAAAAACTGGGACACAGAGTGCTTATTAAAACAGCCAGGGAAGAGATAAGTCCCAAGGTAAGAATACTGCAACtgattttatgacattttacaaaCTAACCATCAGACTCAGAGCACTGATTGCGATAGTGTTGCATTAATGATGCTACTGTTGCCCCTACTGAGGTCAAGCAATGCAATTGCAGTTCGCACAGGTTGTGTAAAAGTTGTTGTTGGTATATGTTCAGGTTTCAGCAGTCAGCGCAGTGGTAAACTGGGGTATGAGTCCTAAAGCCTTCGTCTTCCGCAACTACAACCACAAACCAGGCTCTCTCAGCCGCTACGCCGGAGGCTCAGGCTGCCAGATGTGGCAGGCTGTGCGAGCATCATCAGCAGCCCCGGGGTACTTCCAGGAGTTCCTCTTGCAAAGTGATATTCATCAGGTAGGTAActgctgtgtttaatgtgtcaaaATTATCTTAATAAAGGCACAATTAGTGTGCGAGTGGAATAGAAATGTTGTAAATTAGTGGTGAGGGACTGCGAGCTGAACCTTAGCAAGCCTAAGCAAGGGCCTCTCCGGCATAAAATCATTTCTCTTTGGATCTTCCCCCGGACTAAGAGAAATATTGCAAAACCTCTTAGCCCAATAACTCATAATAAGAGGTGATTTACTACATTTGGTTCACCATTAAGGTGCATAAAGAATTTACGATCGTTTAACCATAACATAAATCTGGATGACAAAAAGTTAAAAGATCCTTAACTAGCACAAAAAAGTAGACTACCCTTCCCTTGAGTACAAAGACTAAATGCATAACTGTCCTCCTTGATGTTATAGTTATTAATAAAGTTTAGTTTTGTCCACTTAATTTGTTTCTATGTGTCTTTGTAGGATGGAGGAATTATTCTGAACAACCCCTGTGCCTTGGCTGTTCACGAGAGCCGTCTATTGTGGCCCAACCAGCCCTTCCAGTGTGTGTTGTCCCTCGGCACAGGTCGCTATGACAATGTTAAGAGGtcacccaccacctccaccagccTGAGAGCCAAAATCAGCAACCTGATCAGCAGCGCTACAGACACCGAAGGGGTCCACACCCTGCTGGACGACCTGCTGGCTCCAGATGTGTACTTTCGTTTCAACCCCATGTTGAGTGCTTTGGTGTCCCTGGATGAGAGCCGACCGCAGGCCCTGGATCAGCTGCATAGAGACACCCAGAACTACCTGGAGAGAAACCGACCCAAACTGGCCAGGCTCTGTTTGGTGCTCGGGGCAGAGCGCTCAGCTGTTAGCAGAACTAAGGACTGGATGAGTGAGAGGGCCTGGGAGATGAAGCAGAGATGGGTGTGAGTGGGTACAGTATGACAAGCAGATGAACACATGCACAGgctgtggacaaaataacagaaataccTCTTAAGTACAATCCTAATGTGagttttctgctgtgaaatgtcaaaatgtctgctgtgtaacTAATCCTATTGTGAGCAGCCTAGTATGCTGACGTTTAGCGTAACACATTGTGCTCACAGAGCCACTAGTAAGGCTACTATATAACTATATGTCTATGAACTGTATATCTAAACACAACCTGAAGCATATTTTTATGCCTCTATGTCCATTTTCTTCTGATTTATGCACGTAACTGGTTACGTGATTATTTTTTGGGCTCTGAGCGGTGCCAAAACACGTGACCTACACTCAATACCGGACCTGAACACATcctgtgtaaacagacaaagCACTCCAGCTGCTTCTGCTACTCTGCTATCTAGTTGCTTTGGATAatgcaggctgtgtgtgtgtgtgcgtgtgctgcAAACTCTCCAAGTTCAGATTTCTGTCCTGATGCATAATGCTGAACGTAAACAATCTGATATAAACAAAGAGGATCggatggaaaaacaaagcatGAGGTGTCTCGGcccattatatattttattttacagcacttTTATACCTGGAAACATCTGTAAGTGCTCCATTCACTAACCTATTACAAATATAATCTACAAATACATCCTAGCAGCCTCCCCTATTGACTGAAGAGTACAAGAGAAGCAACTGCTTTGTAATATTAATCAAATATTTTGCGAGCACATTTCTCTTTACTTCTCTTCTCTGCAGTTTCTTGTCTTTGGTATTTGTCGTTTTGAAACTTGGGCCCTTGCCAAAAATGTGATTTGTGGTGTCGAACAATTACACAGCTGAACAATTACAAACACAGCTACAGATGCAGCATCCTGGAATTAAGTGATTTCTATTAAGTTATGTGCTGATCAGCAGCTTCAGAGGACGCTGAACAATCACTGTCTGTAAGAGTGATTTTTCAAGTCAATAAAAAACGCCTTCCGGAGGAACAGAGTAGCCAGATAGTTGCTGCTGAGTTTCATCATATCTGCCGAGGCTATTGTATCATACaatgtttctgatgttttgtcCACCTCCTGTTGTATGTGCACTGTGTGCTAAAGCAGTATGATGTTGTGAACGTGCCTCATTTACatatcatatttaaatattacatatttatcattttgtttgaCGGTTTCTTGCACAGAACAAATACGCACATTCATTATATAAGCACTTATatgcactttatttaaaaaagctttGTGCGTGACTTAATTCACTACTTGATTATGAATGTCTATGAACTGTGATATAAGCTATAAATCTGatgtattactgtatattcTTGTGCTATTGTTTtgaataaattcatatttatgaagactttttcccccccctctttttaCTGAACACATAAAACCACCACCACTTTTTGTCAACCCAAATAAATGAATCACCCTGGTCTTGGCAAATGATGGAAGACTTTATCACTGAGGGAGAAACCATCCAATCACTTGAATGCGACGGGttaaatccccccccccccccaatgtGTCTGGAAGCTGTGGCCTGCCTGTCCACAATAGACTGACTTTGTTCCAGACAGAAATGctttgtgtgagagagtgtgcgTTTCGTGCCAGCCAGAGTGAAGATACAAGGTCAGtaacccacccccacccccaccccttcaatctaacacactgaacatcaacagcacacatgaaaaaatacaaaaattatTTGATCTTTTAAAGCAAGCTGTAGATAATTGTTGCTTGATGGGAACTGGATGATACCTAAAACCTAATCTACCAACTAGTGCATGACATGTCAGTTCTGTTTAACTCGATTCTCTCATCACAGCACAGATGACGTTATATTTATGTGTGGATTTCACAATGGATTTATTATAATGGGCTCTCAGGCCCTGTTTGCCAGGCATGTGACCCAGGCTCGGGACAGTCATCCTGATGGGCCTCTGTAATCTTGCCTGTCACCTGCTTTAAGATGATTGAGTGACAAATAACGCGAAAGGCAGATGCTGCCGGAAAGGTGAATCTCACCGTGAAGGCGATGTTGTGAATCTACTGTGACAGAAGATGAGAAGGAAGTAGGAGTCCACTTTCGCTGCAACGAGGTGGAAAAGGGGACCAAGGAGCAGAGATCACACAAACTACACTCAGAGGTAGGACTGCTATCATCCACCAATTCTACTTTTGTTGGGtacttttgaatattttttggaTGGAGCTAGAGTTCATTGTTAGAGCATATAAGCGTACATTAAGAGACAGAGCAGCATAGAGTGTATCACCGTGTGAAGGAGTGCTTTGGTCGTTCAAGATGCCTATCAGTGAAGTCCAGGTTTTAATGATGTCATAGTCTAGAGTTGAGAAGTGGGACGGGTCTACAACTGCATCGGCACATTTGTATAAGAGTGAACACAATCTTGCTCCGCTCTCACAAATGTTATTTAGATGAATGGCATGAATTTGCATCACGTTTTATTATGTCAGTCATAAATGCAACGTGCGTTTGACTTGAACTACTAAATGTTGCAAATTCATAGCATCTGTCTTTATATTGTAGGCACGGTGACAGCTAGGCTGTAGATTAATTTCCCACTTTGCACCAGAAATATCTTGATAAGTATTTATTGGAACATTTGTTGTCCCCAGGTGATCAGTCTTACACATGGTGATCcgctgacttttcctctagaaCCTCATTGAGGTTGACATTTAtagttttgagtgaaatgtcaacAATCATTGGatagattgccatgaaactGCATTCAGACATttattgtaataactttgatgATCCCTTAACATTTCCTACAGTGCTCCATCACATCATTTAAATTGGTTTatagacaaattaaaaatggtGAACATGGTCAATGTGATCAAATGACTGTTGTGCCTGTCAGAGCTGCTAGCGTGCCCGGTAGATTCTTACCTTGCTACCGGATTTGAGGGATTGTTTTGTTGATGTATCTTATCATTACCTTGCCATAAAGTCAGAATCATAGTGCTCGACTTGGTGAGACAATAATGTTTTGATTACACGGTGGCGATGACTTAATGTGGAGCAGTGTCCTGCTCAACAGGAGTTTTTCTCCGGCCTCCTCTTACACTTTCCCTGATGCAGTGACGTCACAGTGCAAATGAGAGGTGCTCTGGGTCTGAACGGGCAGCTTGTGTGGTTAAACGCTCCCTCCCACATGCCATCTGCTCTTACCCGAGCCCTGGGCACACGTGCCAAAGTAGACCCGGCGAGCATAGAGACCTTCTTGTCGTCACTGAGCTGgctctgtctgcctcttcacTGTGCAATCTGGTGCATGGCACTGATCAGTGCTCGATGCCAGGCCAATGTATGGGGTAAAAAGCCCATACTGAGAGCCAAGAAGCTCAACATACCACTTCTGCTTTTGTTATCTGTGTGAGTCAAGTCGTGTTACAGTTGTGAACACGGAGGATGGGCCTCAGCTCCAGAGGCATTGGCTACAGATATGAGTCTTCCAAATGTGAATTAAAAGATGTCACATCCCTTACGATgagtaatatatttatataaactttCCACTTTGAACTCAGCCTTATTGTTAGACTTGTAAATACACATCTTGATTAACGTAATCACCTCATTTTACCCACATTCCCCTATCACCGAGCTATTGTTTAGCCCAGTCAGTGCTGGTTTATGCAGCCCTTTGAGGATTCCTGAAAGCCTACACAGGTCAGGACACTGTCGACAGCCCGTGAGATGGCTTTTGTTTAACACAAATGCAGCTTCTCCTGCGTTTTTGGCAGCGTTTCTAGAAAAAGATTTTCTCAGCTGAATTGTAATgaccttttcctcctctgaggATACGACGTGAATGGCTGAGTGTAGAGAATCTGTTTCCTGGAAAAAGAGGATACGTTTAATTGGTATTATGGAAAATCGGGTTTGTGTTGGGAGTTTAATAAGTGTTATTTCATATCCCAGAAggttaaaagtaaaaagcagTTTTGAATGTTGAATATTTCTATCGTTTGTTGGATCTGTTGCGCTGGAGTCATGTGGCTTGAGATTTGTCACATGTAAAATTCatatgagacaaacaaacatttctttcataCTCCGTTCCCCGGATCTCTCCAGTCAACAATGAAGCCCACATTTTGATGTCATCAAAACCAACAAGAATGCAAATTGTACAGAATGTGATACTGTTTCGTGCTTTCATTTGGCTCACTTCATTCACACTGGAACAGgtcaaagcaaacatttatgCAGCTATGAGAGCGAAACAACAAGCACAAGAGGCAAAAACATGTGATTACTTCCACAACGTTTGGTGTAAtgaattcaaacatttattaaatccTTGGGAATTCAGTCAgacaaactttgtgtttgttgatttgATTGTTCAGTATTATGGGAGCCAGGTCagaacagtgaagtgaagtgggGTGATGAGTAGGTGGTGTATGGCgctcattcattattcatgagATGGGTGGGCAGAGTGTAACTGGCAGTGACGGACAGAAACTCTATTACTGAAGTGTATCAACTCCTCTAGGGTGCTTGACCTGATATTTGAAGGACTGAGACATTAATTGATATACTGCACAAACAAGAATAATTTTGTGGACAAGAGTGATTGGAATTATCGGGGCATTGGGGAAGTGACAGATATGGGGAGGAGAGAGCACTGATTTGACTTTATATGAGAGAGGTAGGTAGAGACaaccttttgttttcatactaACATAACTTGTggtttattacatatttatagCAGTAATCTAATAAAGAGAGTCAGCTAATGAAACACTGTTCTGAATCCTTCTGTGCTTCTATACTATGGTTTACTACGGGTGGTGTGATATAAGTAGTAGGGTTGTCAGTGATGGAACAATTTTGAGCTATGTGTACTTGAGTATTTAAATTTAATGCCACTATACACTTCTACTCCTCTTTTTTTACCTCTTTATTCCACATTTACCTGAAAGATAGAAGAGTTTTCATTAGCACACTGGAAAAGATTATCAGATACAATACACTGTTACATATTAAACCAGTTGTTCCCAACCTTGTCAGATGTTTTAGAAGTCTATGAGCTGTTAGCAGATTCATCTAATAGTGATTTCCCTTCTAAACGTCTaagatgatttcatttaaatatctgtttgACACCCAGAGAGATAAAGCAATCCATTAGTGTTCCATCAAAAGCATTAATGTTGATTTATCTTacgtttttcttctttccgtTTCTATTAATCTATCATGTGTTCCTTTGGTGGGGGCCAAACTGCATATAAAATAGTTACAATTAGCTCCACCTTGACCAACCacaacagtaaaacactgtttgacattaatgcatcagtattaataatctataattaaataaaacaataaaacaacactcaCAGGGGACATATTTCTGCTCAACGACTTCTTTAAACTGCTGATAAAACCACTACAGAACTTTTTCAAGTagaattttgacttttatgtcacactttttttttttgcattgttgtaTTACTGCTTTTTAAAAGCTTGGAGTAATTTTCCACCACTGTAAAACTGTAGTAAgaattttcatttcaatttgaTGACATGAATGTATTGAACAGCAGACACCTTCTGTTGTTTATTCGATTTGAGAACAGGAGAGTTGGTGAAGCAAAGTGTTGCTGGGTTCCATGCACTGTAAACATGGGGACACTGGTCGAACCAGCGCTGCTGCTACTTTTATGGCAGAGTGTTTGGGCTTTGGACATCCCTCTGGAAGGTGAGTCAGTACCCTAATACATGCCAAATTTGTGatatttgtcttatttcatatgttttgaaaaacatgctgttttatttttccgcCTACAGTCAGGCAGCCCCCAACCATCATAAAACAGTCAGTAAAAGACCATATTGTTGACCCCAAAGACACCATGGTCATTGAATGTGAAGCCAAAGGAAACCCTCATCCCATGTAAGACCTGATGAAGCCTCCGGTTGTGTTAAAATTTATATTATCTACAAACCACTTCaatgttttttcctgtcttCCTTTACACTTTTTGCTCATTCATGAAAGTTTCTCATGGAGGCGTAATGGGAAGTATTTCAACGTGGCACGTGACTCTCAAGCATCGATGCGCAGGCGCTCAGGGACACTGGACATCTATGCCAAGAACAATCCAGAACAATATGAGGCAGAGTATCAGTGCATCGCCTCCAATGAGTATGGATCTGCATACTCCAACAAGATCAGACTACGACTATACAGTAAGATCAGTATTAGAGAATCAACTGCTTGTTTATATCCACAACTGATGTGACATACTACTGACAGGAGATGTACAGGGTTCTGACCTAACCCATCAGTATCCTAACACTAAGCAGAGTCGCAATGCAAAGATGTCAACTTTTGTGatttggtgtattttttttatccctaCTTTTCACATACCACTTACCACTTtcaatgagctgctgctgcattacTTTTTACTCTATAGTGTTGTCCTAAAAGATATCTTGAAATGCAAATTCAATTCtaccaaatgaaaacagatatattctgtatttttggtAATTGGTAATATATGCCATGAAGGGACAAAAACAAACGATGTGTTGGCACTCAGTCCCAAATCCATTTGCTCCTAATGAATATGTAAATCTTTCAGAAATATATACTGTGCCTAAAACACCTGGGTAGTGTTTAGTATTTAGCAAACGTTATTCAAACAaaattgtgcatttgtttgggactattttcagccacACATTCGATGCAGTTAATGATAATGAAGAAACATGTTTCCTAGGGCAACAGTGTGGTTCACTGATGTCTTTTTAATAGCTTTTGGACCTCGATGACCTCTATGACACAGAGGAATAAACTATATTAGctttattacaattattatgGGACCCAACATCAACCATTTTCTTGCTGTTCAGATTAAATTAACATGCATCATCAGCTGCTCACAGTGACATGTAtaactctgtgtttgtgcaggagcGCCTGTGTGGCCGAGGGAGATTCTGGAGCCTGTGGTGATCAGCGCTGGCCTGCCTCTAGTCCTGTCCTGTGACCCTCCACCTGGCCCACCTAAACCTGAAACCTACTGGATGTCCAGCTGTAAGAGTCTCTCTAGAGTTACATCTCAGTTGCATAAAGGTTTGGTGCCTCAACAAAGAGGCAGTTAAACAGTCTGTTTACTGAAATGTCTCTCCTGTGAACTTTCATTTCAGGCTCATATGCGAGACCGTTCAACTGGCCCATTCAGACAGCTTTCCCCACCATGCAGCCTGTGCGGCAGGACCGCAGGGTATCCATGGGAGTAAATGGAGATCTGTACTTCTCTAACGTCCTGTTCAATGACTCTGCGACTGACTACTGTTGTAACGCCCGTTTCCCCTACAAAAATGTCATCCAGCAGAAGATGCCTGTGGTTGTTAAAGTGCTTACAAGTGAGTATGATAGTTCTCATGTCTGCTTTTGAAACATTGTCTGATCTTTTAAGCCACATATTCGCATCTGACACATGTTCAGGTGTTTATACTCCTAACCTGTAGAGGTGGAAAGACACTAAGAACATTTACTTGTAGTAGTACAAGTACACTTCAGTACAATTTCGAGGTACCTACTtattttacttgagtatttgcattttatattaCTTCATTTTCCAACTCCACAATAATTCAGAGcgaaatattgtacattttattcTACTACATGTATTCCATGATGTActagaacaaataaataatgtattgttATGAACTAAGCACCCCAGCAATATGTAtatcaaaaaataaaccataaacCATTACCAGCTAATAATTGGAattcaataatataataataataagtagttttacttgtttttcTTACAGCTTTATGCGTATACTTACTTTGAGTGATAACATTTTGAATTCAGGAGTTTTATTAGTCATAGATTATTTCTAACGGTGGTCctaatacttttacttaaaccACCCACAAGGAAGTTTAACATTGTGTCCATTCTGGCACTGCCTGTGGACAAAAGTGGTAGTGTTTCCACCACCTAATTTCATCTGATTTACTGGAACCAGTTAAAAACACCTTGTTGCACGtttaagtaaaagatctgagtatGTCTTTCACCAGGATAGACCTGCAGGCTTCATGGGTAAGCCATGGCAAATTGCTAAATGTAATagatgtaaagaaaacaaataattcaAGCTGTAGTTTCAGCTGAGATTTTAGAGATCTGTGACTGGAGGATTGCCCTGAGTCACGGTGGGCGTGAGGAATCTTTGGCCTGCTGTGCATCAGGTTTATTCTGTGGTTACAAATGACCAGTTAGGACGAAGAACTTGCCTAGCAAAAACACACTGGGAAATGAGTTTGAACCCTGCTCTCTTCTCTGCATTTTACTTGACTTTTTCTAACCAAACAGATAAACTAATGACAATAATTTCTGATGTTGTTTGCCATTAACTCTCCTGTGCTTTTGTGATTTACTACAACGACAAACTCGAccgttttgttttgatttcagaCCCTAAA
The sequence above is drawn from the Larimichthys crocea isolate SSNF chromosome XV, L_crocea_2.0, whole genome shotgun sequence genome and encodes:
- the LOC104932187 gene encoding calcium-independent phospholipase A2-gamma, with product MQEHSETMSSTRGINRRLKRRKMQNTLIINSQEAETSKVKSGAVQAAVEPNNTSSSWEEGYLHFARHINKYFGAKVTDEVDQDQQRREQVTVEKNSTYKTRPTSQTQGTTSKLQQEPIRPETGGLFHSSQNFTNFGENHFQMAGHINQYFKGQSGLDTDIDRNFLTEMDTRSATSESLKTVSFMDCLRHPTSAIPDLLGAYLKLGPLTQAGKPKPAMMSPEAILNKKLVLSRRQAEEMTCRLIGSLTQTSFPEALTACVEALNEHLIRYPSCKALMWQEKTAVTLLRKRRTYRDNQLLQDALRETLALIGYTDPVKGRGIRVLSIDGGGTRGVVPLQVLKLLEAETGKKIHQLFDYICGVSTGAVLAFMLGLAHFSLEECAEMYRRFGSEVFRQNPLVGTVKMGWSHSYYNTETWETILQEKLGHRVLIKTAREEISPKVSAVSAVVNWGMSPKAFVFRNYNHKPGSLSRYAGGSGCQMWQAVRASSAAPGYFQEFLLQSDIHQDGGIILNNPCALAVHESRLLWPNQPFQCVLSLGTGRYDNVKRSPTTSTSLRAKISNLISSATDTEGVHTLLDDLLAPDVYFRFNPMLSALVSLDESRPQALDQLHRDTQNYLERNRPKLARLCLVLGAERSAVSRTKDWMSERAWEMKQRWV